The following proteins are encoded in a genomic region of Bacteroidota bacterium:
- a CDS encoding M28 family peptidase produces MPRLSLSLLFTLLLLAQLAAQQSDVVSQLPYARSIIDTLASPAMHGRGYVNKGDKVAATWIGNEFKKLGLLSFNKSGSFEQPFSFPVNTFPGKVEMTFIWKDGRRETSDPGEHFIVRSSSPSVKGHYQVVRFDSNVVKTDAGIKAFLAQNLKKVFVLVDTTGVREKAKRDLLVNFVRFPRNVKGILLPVQLNIMHEHEGDACTKLNPWDFSQTQSLVPVIEIEAAWKTVSEIDVAIGAKYIRNYTSQNVIGYIRGSEQPDSFIVFTAHYDHLGRMGQHVYFPGANDNASGVAMLLCLARHYSNPANKPKCSIVFMAFGAEEVGLLGSGWYCRNPLFPLNSIKFLINMDIIGTGDEGITVVNASLFDEDFKTLQKLNAQRSYLPLIKPRGKAAISDHYYFTERDVPCFYIYTLGGIKAYHDTCDRRETLPLTEFDDLFSLLIDFTSVLQAA; encoded by the coding sequence ATGCCTCGTCTCAGCCTTTCGCTTTTATTTACCCTGTTGCTGCTGGCCCAGCTGGCCGCGCAACAAAGCGATGTGGTTTCGCAACTGCCCTACGCCCGCAGCATTATCGACACGCTGGCCTCGCCGGCCATGCACGGACGCGGCTATGTAAACAAAGGCGATAAAGTGGCAGCCACGTGGATTGGCAATGAGTTTAAAAAACTTGGACTGCTTTCGTTCAACAAAAGCGGAAGTTTTGAGCAGCCATTTTCTTTCCCGGTTAATACATTTCCTGGTAAAGTGGAAATGACCTTTATCTGGAAAGACGGCCGCCGCGAAACGAGCGATCCGGGCGAGCATTTCATTGTGCGCAGTTCATCGCCTTCGGTGAAAGGACATTATCAGGTGGTGCGGTTTGATTCGAATGTGGTGAAAACCGATGCCGGGATAAAAGCCTTTCTGGCACAAAACCTTAAGAAAGTATTTGTGCTGGTGGATACAACCGGTGTGCGCGAAAAAGCCAAGCGCGATTTGCTGGTAAACTTTGTGCGCTTCCCGCGCAATGTAAAAGGCATTTTGCTGCCCGTGCAACTAAATATCATGCACGAACACGAGGGCGATGCCTGCACCAAATTAAATCCCTGGGACTTTTCGCAAACACAATCGCTTGTGCCGGTAATTGAAATTGAAGCCGCGTGGAAAACGGTGAGTGAAATTGATGTGGCAATCGGTGCTAAGTATATCCGCAACTACACATCGCAAAACGTAATCGGCTACATACGCGGCAGCGAGCAGCCTGATTCGTTCATTGTATTTACTGCGCACTACGACCATCTGGGCCGCATGGGGCAGCATGTATATTTTCCCGGCGCCAACGACAATGCAAGCGGCGTAGCCATGCTTTTGTGCCTGGCGCGTCATTACAGCAACCCGGCCAACAAGCCCAAATGTTCAATCGTATTTATGGCTTTCGGTGCCGAGGAAGTGGGGCTGCTTGGTTCAGGCTGGTATTGCCGCAATCCGCTTTTCCCGCTCAACAGCATTAAGTTTCTCATCAACATGGATATTATCGGCACGGGTGATGAAGGCATCACCGTGGTAAATGCCAGCTTGTTTGATGAAGACTTTAAAACACTTCAGAAACTTAATGCGCAGCGCAGTTATCTTCCCCTCATCAAGCCGCGGGGGAAAGCCGCTATCAGCGATCATTATTACTTTACAGAGCGCGATGTGCCCTGCTTTTACATTTATACACTGGGGGGCATAAAAGCCTATCACGACACCTGCGACCGGCGCGAAACACTTCCGCTTACCGAGTTCGACGATTTGTTTTCGCTGCTCATTGATTTTACTTCGGTGCTGCAGGCCGCTTAA
- a CDS encoding thymidine kinase: MFIENTQHPQKRRGWIEVVCGSMFSGKTEELIRRLKRAQFARLKVEIFKPAVDTRYDETQVVSHDANAIHSTPVPSSANILLLASDVDVVGIDEAQFFDEGLTQVCNQLADNGIRVIVAGLDMDYLGKPFGPIPALMSVAEYVTKVHAICMRCGHIANHSHRITGGESLIQLGEKDSYEPLCRDCFSEAMQTEHPQP, encoded by the coding sequence ATGTTCATCGAAAATACACAACATCCGCAAAAGCGCCGTGGCTGGATCGAAGTCGTTTGCGGATCTATGTTTTCCGGCAAAACCGAAGAGCTCATCCGCCGTCTCAAACGCGCCCAGTTTGCACGGCTAAAGGTGGAAATTTTCAAGCCTGCCGTGGATACGCGTTACGACGAAACACAAGTTGTATCGCACGATGCCAATGCCATTCACTCAACCCCCGTGCCTTCTTCGGCAAACATTCTGCTGCTTGCCAGCGATGTGGATGTGGTGGGAATTGATGAAGCGCAGTTTTTTGATGAAGGACTTACGCAGGTGTGCAACCAGCTGGCCGATAACGGCATCCGCGTAATTGTGGCCGGGCTTGATATGGATTATCTCGGCAAACCGTTTGGGCCCATTCCGGCACTCATGTCGGTAGCCGAATATGTAACCAAAGTGCACGCCATTTGTATGCGCTGCGGACACATCGCCAACCACTCACACCGCATTACCGGCGGCGAATCGCTTATTCAGCTGGGCGAAAAAGACAGTTACGAACCACTCTGCCGCGACTGTTTCAGCGAAGCCATGCAGACTGAGCATCCGCAGCCATGA
- a CDS encoding bifunctional UDP-N-acetylmuramoyl-tripeptide:D-alanyl-D-alanine ligase/alanine racemase, whose amino-acid sequence MNYRFSDIARILHAAPPAADGPVQHLLIDSRNTAQTEAAVFFAIRGERHDGHSFIADLYARGIRFFVVSEMPDATAFPDAGFIQVSDTLTALQELAAHHRRQFHFPVIAITGSNGKTIVKEWLWQLLRDDYRIVRSPKSYNSQVGVPLSVWQMSEEHTLGIFEAGISRTGEMQRLQKILRPDVALLTNIGPAHDENFSSREEKTHEKLKLLEGATLIISGKDDAATYGILASGEGAASQRFSWSRKTKATLQLADIKRDGHETELKGVYDHRFVTIRIPFTDEASIENAIHCWCVLLHFELSDETIAARMKQLTPVAMRLEMKEGVSNCSVINDSYNSDLGSLSVALDFLNQQQQHPKRTLILSDILQSGRNETQLYGEVAALLQAKGINRIIGIGSAISSQQQLFQVPEKQFFATTRDFLAAFHVSQFHDETILIKGARAFGFEAISKVLQQKAHETVLEIDLNAVVHNLNYFRSRIHPGTKIMAMVKAFSYGSGSFEIANVLQYHRVDYLAVAYADEGVELRRAGITLPVMVMNPEEQSYETMIRYQLEPEIFSFRILQLFDEVAKRYRQRHPETPPVPVHIKLDTGMRRLGFEQSEINELVVRLKNAKDLTVRSVFSHLAASDEEEHDGFTNIQIKQFIAMSEVIRSHFAQPVFRHILNSAGIVRFPDAQLECVRLGVGLYGVGVDEAEQKRLRQIGTLRTTISQIKNVAAGDTIGYSRKGKTARNTRTATVPIGYADGLSRKLSNGRGCMWINGKPAHIIGNVCMDMCMLDVTDIDCEEGDEVIVFSPEHPIGELAAAMETIPYEVLTNVSARVKRVYYQE is encoded by the coding sequence ATGAACTACCGCTTTTCTGATATTGCCCGCATCCTGCACGCCGCGCCGCCCGCCGCCGACGGGCCTGTGCAGCACCTGCTGATCGACAGCCGCAACACGGCACAAACCGAGGCGGCAGTATTTTTCGCCATACGCGGTGAGCGGCACGACGGCCACAGCTTCATTGCCGATTTGTATGCGCGCGGCATCCGCTTTTTTGTGGTGTCTGAAATGCCTGATGCCACTGCATTTCCCGATGCAGGCTTTATTCAGGTAAGTGATACGCTTACGGCCTTGCAGGAGCTTGCCGCGCATCACCGCCGGCAGTTTCATTTTCCGGTTATTGCCATTACGGGCAGCAACGGAAAAACCATTGTGAAGGAATGGCTCTGGCAACTGCTGCGCGATGATTACCGCATTGTGCGCAGTCCCAAAAGCTACAACTCGCAGGTAGGCGTGCCGCTTTCGGTGTGGCAGATGAGTGAAGAACATACGCTGGGCATTTTCGAAGCCGGTATTTCACGCACGGGTGAAATGCAGCGCCTGCAAAAAATTCTTCGCCCCGATGTGGCGCTGCTTACCAACATCGGCCCTGCACACGACGAAAATTTTTCATCGCGCGAAGAAAAAACACACGAAAAACTCAAACTCCTCGAAGGCGCCACACTTATTATTTCCGGCAAAGACGATGCGGCCACCTACGGCATCCTTGCCTCCGGCGAAGGCGCTGCCAGCCAGCGATTCAGCTGGTCGCGCAAAACAAAAGCCACACTCCAGCTGGCCGATATCAAGCGCGACGGGCACGAAACCGAACTCAAAGGGGTTTACGACCACCGGTTTGTCACCATCCGCATTCCGTTTACCGACGAAGCCTCCATTGAGAACGCCATTCATTGCTGGTGTGTGCTGCTGCATTTCGAGCTAAGCGACGAGACCATTGCCGCGCGTATGAAACAGCTTACGCCCGTGGCCATGCGTCTGGAAATGAAAGAAGGCGTAAGCAACTGCTCGGTCATCAACGACAGCTACAACTCCGATCTCGGATCGCTGTCTGTGGCGCTCGATTTTCTGAACCAGCAGCAGCAGCATCCCAAGCGCACACTCATTCTGAGCGATATTCTCCAAAGCGGGCGCAACGAAACCCAGCTTTACGGCGAAGTGGCCGCGCTGCTTCAGGCCAAAGGCATCAACCGCATCATTGGCATTGGCAGCGCCATAAGCAGCCAGCAGCAGTTGTTTCAGGTGCCCGAAAAACAGTTCTTCGCCACCACGCGCGATTTTCTGGCTGCCTTTCACGTATCGCAGTTTCACGACGAAACCATTCTCATTAAAGGCGCGCGTGCATTTGGTTTCGAGGCCATCAGTAAAGTGCTTCAGCAGAAAGCCCATGAAACGGTACTCGAAATAGATCTTAATGCTGTAGTGCATAACCTCAATTACTTCCGCTCACGCATTCACCCCGGCACAAAAATTATGGCTATGGTGAAAGCATTTTCCTACGGAAGCGGAAGTTTTGAAATTGCCAACGTACTGCAATACCATCGTGTCGATTACCTGGCGGTAGCCTATGCCGATGAAGGGGTGGAATTGCGCCGCGCGGGTATTACATTACCGGTAATGGTAATGAATCCCGAAGAGCAGAGCTACGAAACAATGATCCGCTACCAGCTGGAGCCTGAAATTTTTTCGTTCCGCATCCTTCAGCTTTTTGATGAGGTGGCAAAACGATACCGTCAGCGTCACCCTGAAACCCCGCCGGTGCCCGTACACATTAAACTCGACACCGGAATGCGCAGGTTAGGGTTTGAGCAAAGTGAAATAAACGAACTGGTGGTGCGGCTTAAAAATGCGAAAGACTTAACCGTGCGCTCCGTGTTTTCGCACCTTGCGGCCAGCGATGAGGAGGAACATGATGGGTTTACCAACATACAGATAAAACAGTTCATTGCCATGAGCGAGGTGATACGCAGTCATTTCGCACAACCCGTTTTCCGACACATCCTCAACTCGGCAGGCATTGTGCGTTTCCCGGATGCACAGCTTGAATGTGTGCGCCTCGGTGTAGGACTTTACGGCGTGGGGGTGGATGAAGCTGAACAAAAACGACTGCGGCAAATAGGCACACTACGCACCACCATTTCGCAAATAAAAAATGTAGCTGCCGGCGATACCATTGGCTACAGCCGCAAAGGAAAAACAGCGCGCAACACCCGCACCGCCACCGTTCCCATTGGCTATGCCGACGGGCTGAGCCGTAAACTCAGCAACGGTCGCGGATGTATGTGGATAAACGGAAAGCCCGCACACATCATTGGCAATGTGTGCATGGATATGTGCATGCTCGATGTAACCGACATTGACTGCGAGGAAGGTGACGAAGTAATTGTATTCAGCCCCGAGCACCCCATCGGCGAACTGGCTGCAGCTATGGAAACAATTCCTTACGAAGTGCTTACCAATGTTTCGGCCCGCGTAAAACGGGTGTATTATCAGGAATGA
- a CDS encoding Crp/Fnr family transcriptional regulator — MSQTESLQRLSTYLHTFGFLTETDVREMLAFASFRKLERNDFFIREGEVNKEVGFVLSGIFRSFYVSPPGDEITYCILFPGIFIAAYSSYITGNPSVENIQAIAAAELIVIPRSQILRLSEKSPGWLRFEKMVAEQQYLELERRLFQFQKESALERYQSLLRDYPEYVKHIPLHYLASYLGITQRHLSRIRREAVV, encoded by the coding sequence ATGAGCCAGACTGAATCTTTGCAGCGTTTGAGCACGTATCTGCACACGTTTGGTTTTCTGACTGAAACGGATGTGAGGGAAATGCTTGCATTTGCCTCTTTCCGCAAGCTGGAACGGAATGATTTTTTTATTCGTGAAGGAGAAGTAAACAAGGAGGTGGGCTTCGTGCTTTCGGGTATTTTCCGCTCGTTTTATGTATCGCCTCCGGGCGATGAGATTACTTACTGCATTTTATTTCCCGGTATTTTTATTGCTGCTTATTCCTCGTATATCACCGGTAATCCTTCGGTTGAAAATATTCAGGCCATTGCTGCGGCAGAATTAATCGTTATTCCGCGCAGCCAGATTCTCCGTCTTTCAGAAAAAAGTCCCGGCTGGCTGCGGTTTGAGAAAATGGTGGCCGAGCAGCAATACCTCGAACTTGAACGAAGGTTGTTTCAGTTTCAGAAAGAATCGGCGCTTGAGCGTTATCAGTCGCTGCTGCGCGATTATCCTGAATATGTGAAACACATTCCGCTGCATTATCTGGCAAGCTATCTTGGTATTACACAGCGCCACCTCAGCCGCATCCGCCGCGAGGCTGTTGTTTAA
- a CDS encoding NAD(P)H-dependent oxidoreductase, producing MKKILVINCHPDKASFNFALAAAYCKGAQSAGAEVAEIVLADLHFDPNLRHGYRQRTELEPDLLQAWQKIQWADHLVWIHPVWWGGLPAIAKGFIDRLFLPGMAFKPRPNSVWWDKLLAGKTAHIITTLDQPGWYYRFAFGRPSVNQLRKSTLEFCGVKPVRVTYIGIVKTADEAKRREWLEKVRRLGDTQG from the coding sequence ATGAAAAAGATTCTGGTTATCAATTGTCATCCCGACAAAGCAAGTTTCAATTTTGCACTGGCGGCAGCTTATTGCAAAGGCGCGCAAAGTGCGGGCGCAGAAGTGGCGGAAATTGTACTTGCAGATCTTCACTTCGACCCTAATTTGCGGCATGGTTACCGGCAGCGCACCGAACTTGAGCCGGATCTTCTGCAAGCCTGGCAAAAAATACAATGGGCCGATCATCTGGTGTGGATTCATCCGGTGTGGTGGGGAGGTTTGCCTGCCATTGCCAAAGGCTTTATCGACCGGCTTTTTTTGCCCGGCATGGCGTTTAAGCCTCGTCCAAACAGTGTGTGGTGGGATAAATTGCTGGCGGGTAAAACAGCGCATATCATCACCACACTCGATCAGCCGGGCTGGTATTACCGTTTCGCATTCGGGCGGCCGAGTGTGAACCAGTTAAGGAAATCAACACTCGAATTTTGCGGTGTGAAGCCGGTGCGGGTAACCTATATCGGCATTGTGAAAACGGCTGATGAAGCGAAGAGGAGGGAATGGTTGGAGAAGGTGAGGAGGTTGGGGGATACACAGGGATAG
- a CDS encoding glycine--tRNA ligase yields MANQEDHFKNLISHCKEYGFIFPSSEIYDGLSAVYDYGQNGAELKNNIRTFWYKAMTQLNENIVGIDAAIFMHPTTWKASGHVDAFSDPLIDNKDSKKRYRADQLIEGAVAKIEDKIKKEVEKAAKRFGETFDADMFRSTNARVVEYQQKIDAINTRFKTALEDNNMEELRQIILDLEIVCEVSGSRNWTEVRQFNLMFSTQLGAVAGDASTVYLRPETAQGIFVNYLNVQKTGRMKIPFGIAQTGKAFRNEIVARQFIFRMREFEQMEMQFFIRPGTQTEWYNHWKETRMKWHRALGFPETKYRFHDHLKLAHYADAACDIEFEFPFGFKELEGIHSRTDFDLRNHEAFSGKKLQYFDPDYTGPQNSELRKTQTEEDWKDNHSYIPYVIETSIGLDRMFLAILSHSLKEEKLDDGSERVVLNLPPFLAPVKAAVFPLMSKDGMPEKALEIMNLLKYDHNCVYEEKDNIGKRYRRQDAIGTPYCITVDHQTLEDNTVTIRERDSMQQERVSIDKLAAIIDERVSLKSALKRIV; encoded by the coding sequence ATGGCTAATCAGGAAGATCATTTCAAGAACCTTATCTCGCACTGTAAAGAGTATGGATTCATTTTCCCGTCGAGTGAAATTTACGACGGATTAAGCGCTGTGTATGATTACGGCCAGAACGGCGCCGAACTCAAAAACAACATCCGCACGTTCTGGTACAAAGCCATGACGCAGCTGAACGAGAATATTGTGGGTATTGATGCGGCAATTTTTATGCACCCTACTACCTGGAAAGCATCCGGCCACGTGGATGCGTTCAGTGATCCGCTGATTGACAACAAGGATTCGAAAAAACGCTACCGCGCCGATCAGCTTATCGAAGGGGCGGTGGCGAAAATTGAAGATAAGATCAAGAAAGAGGTGGAGAAAGCCGCCAAACGTTTCGGTGAAACGTTTGATGCCGACATGTTCCGCAGCACCAATGCACGTGTGGTAGAGTATCAGCAGAAAATAGACGCAATCAATACGCGTTTCAAAACGGCGCTCGAAGACAATAACATGGAGGAGCTTCGCCAGATTATTCTTGATCTGGAAATTGTGTGTGAAGTATCAGGCTCACGCAACTGGACCGAGGTGCGCCAGTTTAACCTCATGTTCAGCACGCAGCTTGGTGCAGTGGCGGGTGATGCCAGCACAGTATATCTGCGTCCGGAAACCGCACAGGGCATTTTTGTGAATTACCTGAATGTGCAGAAAACCGGCCGCATGAAAATTCCGTTTGGCATTGCGCAAACCGGAAAGGCCTTCCGCAACGAAATTGTGGCACGCCAGTTTATCTTCCGCATGCGTGAATTTGAGCAAATGGAGATGCAGTTCTTCATCCGCCCCGGCACGCAAACCGAATGGTACAACCACTGGAAGGAAACCCGCATGAAATGGCACCGCGCACTGGGCTTCCCCGAAACCAAATACCGTTTCCACGATCACCTCAAACTGGCGCACTACGCCGATGCCGCCTGCGATATCGAGTTTGAATTCCCCTTCGGCTTCAAGGAACTCGAAGGCATACACTCGCGTACCGATTTCGACCTGCGCAACCACGAGGCATTTTCGGGCAAAAAACTCCAGTACTTCGATCCCGACTACACCGGCCCGCAAAACTCGGAACTGCGTAAAACACAAACCGAAGAAGACTGGAAAGACAACCACAGCTACATACCCTACGTAATCGAAACCTCCATTGGTCTCGACCGTATGTTCCTCGCCATACTCTCGCACTCGCTCAAAGAAGAAAAACTCGACGATGGCTCCGAACGTGTGGTACTTAATCTTCCGCCTTTCCTCGCCCCTGTAAAAGCAGCCGTGTTCCCGCTCATGAGCAAAGACGGCATGCCCGAAAAAGCACTTGAGATTATGAACCTGCTCAAGTACGATCACAACTGCGTTTATGAAGAGAAAGACAACATCGGAAAACGCTACCGCCGTCAGGATGCCATTGGCACTCCCTACTGCATTACCGTTGATCATCAAACCCTCGAAGACAACACCGTAACCATCCGCGAACGCGACAGTATGCAACAGGAGCGTGTGAGTATCGACAAACTTGCCGCTATTATTGATGAGCGCGTGAGTTTGAAATCGGCGCTGAAACGGATTGTGTAG
- a CDS encoding heparin lyase I family protein: MKKVCLATMLLMLAGCYKARNEYLETAIKDYAEDFESYTAFPQPAFLANWPGSQLTFSQNRISIDSTFSHSGNKSLRCEATNTLGGDVSKASILKNDLGFEQGEEIYFECWYYLTASSLPNIFIADFEEPATISSSPGFRLMLNENGELCVERNKMNKSTLSQTGSQPRVFPQMQWVRIQLEAKLHKRNNGYVKVWQNGELILEHYDVQTLPRDMIYVTQGTAAVLRQVEIGLTANSSSGSAVMYVDDMRIRKLR, encoded by the coding sequence ATGAAAAAAGTATGCCTGGCAACAATGCTGCTGATGCTGGCCGGTTGCTATAAAGCGCGTAACGAATACCTCGAAACGGCGATAAAAGACTATGCGGAAGATTTTGAAAGCTACACGGCATTTCCGCAGCCTGCATTTCTTGCCAACTGGCCGGGGTCGCAGCTTACGTTTTCGCAAAACAGAATTTCCATCGACTCCACATTTTCGCATTCCGGCAATAAATCGTTGCGCTGCGAGGCTACCAATACCCTGGGCGGCGATGTATCGAAAGCGAGCATTCTTAAAAACGATCTCGGCTTTGAGCAGGGCGAAGAAATTTACTTCGAATGCTGGTATTATCTCACCGCAAGTTCGCTCCCCAACATTTTTATTGCCGATTTTGAAGAGCCTGCCACCATCAGTTCAAGTCCCGGTTTCAGGCTTATGCTGAACGAAAATGGCGAATTGTGTGTGGAGCGGAATAAAATGAACAAAAGCACACTTTCACAAACGGGTTCACAGCCGCGTGTATTTCCGCAAATGCAATGGGTGCGCATACAGCTCGAGGCCAAACTCCACAAACGAAATAACGGCTATGTAAAAGTGTGGCAAAATGGCGAACTCATTCTTGAACACTACGATGTACAAACCCTGCCACGCGATATGATTTACGTTACACAGGGCACTGCGGCCGTGCTGCGGCAGGTGGAAATCGGGCTCACGGCAAACAGCAGCAGTGGTTCGGCGGTAATGTATGTGGATGATATGCGAATCAGAAAACTGCGTTAA
- a CDS encoding DUF3109 family protein — MIEIGRTLVATELLERKFVCDLTACKGACCIHGDSGAPLEDAETDKLEEIYSAVKPYMTPAGIAAVEEQGTWVTDSDGDKVTPLVGGDKECAYVYFDEKGTTLCAIEKAWKEGKVDFQKPVSCHLYPVRITPYKKFDAVNYEQWDICAPACSCGDKLDVPVFRFVKTALIRKYGEEWYRELEEADRLMRNA; from the coding sequence ATGATTGAAATTGGCCGCACACTGGTAGCTACCGAATTACTTGAGCGCAAATTTGTGTGCGATCTTACCGCTTGCAAAGGTGCCTGCTGTATTCACGGCGATTCGGGAGCTCCGCTGGAAGATGCGGAAACAGATAAGCTGGAAGAAATTTACTCGGCTGTAAAACCCTACATGACACCCGCCGGCATTGCGGCTGTGGAAGAGCAAGGAACCTGGGTAACCGACAGCGACGGCGATAAAGTGACACCGCTCGTGGGTGGCGACAAGGAATGTGCCTATGTGTATTTTGACGAGAAAGGAACAACCCTTTGCGCCATTGAAAAAGCATGGAAGGAAGGCAAAGTAGATTTTCAAAAACCGGTTTCCTGTCATCTTTACCCCGTTCGCATTACACCCTACAAGAAATTTGATGCGGTGAATTATGAGCAATGGGATATTTGCGCGCCGGCCTGCTCCTGCGGCGATAAGCTCGATGTGCCGGTATTCCGCTTCGTGAAAACGGCGCTCATCAGAAAATACGGCGAAGAATGGTATCGTGAGCTTGAAGAGGCCGACCGGCTTATGCGTAACGCATAA
- a CDS encoding M23 family metallopeptidase: MKRFLLFLLSIPALCPAQFISQPAGSAYTFQSGECISDAQRAQIRTLLDSSRQQLIAQGRLSSVHSAQQVALNWPLRFRSGITEYNFYSISGGVDHNPQFPNQLLDYNCGSLTYDTQSGYNHAGTDYFLWPFAFNKMDSSEVEIVAAAAGTIIYKSDGNFDRSCAFNSNNWNAVYVQHSDGSVAWYGHMKNGSLTTKTVGQSVVQGEYLGVVGSSGNSSGPHLHLEIYDAANNLIDPYAGPCNSLNTTSWWASQEPYFNGGINHIATNSQPPVFNACPGTDIRNERDYFLGTDTIYLMLYYRFLETGDNTTYTIYRPNNTVWGTWPSTHNGPDYTAAWYYYWIIPGVGAPNGQWKFEATYNNQTYYTYFYLGTTAAEQMQATPPAARVWYNQAATTLQLASTQQGILYVFDAAGNRVKETVVQDANEAVWCGDLAAGLYIYHFAGDNGASVAGKMVVSAN; encoded by the coding sequence ATGAAACGTTTCCTGTTATTTTTGTTAAGCATCCCGGCATTGTGCCCGGCTCAGTTTATTTCACAACCCGCAGGCAGTGCCTATACGTTTCAGTCGGGCGAGTGCATTAGCGATGCGCAGCGTGCGCAAATACGCACCCTGCTCGACAGCAGCAGGCAGCAACTTATTGCACAGGGCCGGCTGAGTAGTGTGCACAGCGCACAGCAGGTGGCGCTCAACTGGCCCCTGCGTTTCCGGTCGGGCATTACGGAATATAATTTCTACTCCATTTCCGGAGGTGTTGATCATAATCCGCAATTCCCTAACCAACTGCTCGATTACAATTGCGGTTCACTTACCTATGATACCCAAAGCGGCTACAACCACGCCGGCACCGATTATTTCCTCTGGCCGTTTGCATTCAATAAAATGGACAGCTCGGAAGTAGAAATTGTGGCCGCCGCCGCCGGGACAATTATTTATAAGTCAGACGGTAATTTCGACCGGAGCTGTGCATTTAACAGCAACAACTGGAACGCCGTGTATGTGCAGCACAGCGACGGCTCCGTGGCCTGGTACGGGCACATGAAAAACGGTTCGCTTACCACCAAAACTGTGGGTCAGTCCGTAGTGCAGGGCGAATACCTCGGTGTAGTAGGCAGTTCTGGTAATTCAAGCGGTCCGCACCTGCATCTCGAAATTTACGATGCAGCCAACAACCTCATCGACCCCTATGCCGGGCCCTGTAACTCGCTCAATACAACCAGCTGGTGGGCTTCGCAGGAACCCTACTTCAACGGTGGCATAAACCACATTGCCACAAACAGCCAGCCGCCGGTATTCAATGCCTGTCCCGGAACCGATATCCGCAACGAGCGAGATTATTTTCTGGGCACTGACACCATTTACCTCATGCTCTACTACCGTTTCCTCGAAACCGGCGACAATACCACATATACCATTTACCGGCCTAACAATACAGTGTGGGGCACATGGCCATCAACCCACAATGGCCCCGATTACACCGCAGCCTGGTACTATTACTGGATTATACCCGGTGTTGGTGCGCCTAACGGGCAGTGGAAGTTTGAGGCCACCTACAACAATCAGACTTATTACACTTATTTCTACCTCGGCACTACTGCTGCTGAGCAAATGCAGGCAACGCCTCCCGCAGCCAGAGTGTGGTACAACCAAGCCGCCACCACACTGCAGCTGGCCTCTACACAGCAGGGTATTTTGTATGTGTTTGATGCGGCCGGGAACCGGGTAAAGGAAACTGTAGTGCAGGATGCCAATGAAGCCGTGTGGTGCGGCGATCTTGCCGCAGGGCTTTATATCTATCACTTTGCCGGAGATAACGGGGCCTCGGTAGCCGGGAAAATGGTGGTTTCGGCCAACTGA